The Corynebacterium vitaeruminis DSM 20294 genome window below encodes:
- a CDS encoding MauE/DoxX family redox-associated membrane protein: MADSVDNPLSLARGRAGEIVSFISRFGLAAVWLLAGVEKSTQGLIHTAQSVEAYEIFGPDWSLLIAQVIGPLEIAGAALLFLGIFLRYAGWLSTAVLVLFIVGISQAWARGLVIDCGCFGEKATPDGQGMDYLLTILRDVVFIFMSMWTAYRPYRKFALHP, encoded by the coding sequence GTGGCTGACAGTGTTGATAATCCCTTATCGCTCGCGCGCGGGCGTGCGGGGGAGATCGTAAGCTTCATATCCCGATTCGGGTTGGCCGCGGTGTGGCTGCTCGCCGGGGTGGAAAAGTCCACCCAGGGGCTCATTCACACCGCCCAGTCCGTCGAGGCGTATGAGATCTTCGGCCCCGACTGGTCCCTGCTTATCGCGCAGGTGATCGGTCCGCTGGAGATCGCTGGCGCGGCGCTGCTGTTCTTGGGCATCTTCCTACGATACGCGGGATGGCTCTCGACGGCGGTGCTCGTGCTGTTCATCGTCGGCATCTCGCAGGCGTGGGCCCGAGGGCTCGTCATCGACTGCGGCTGCTTCGGCGAGAAGGCCACGCCGGATGGTCAGGGAATGGACTATCTTTTGACCATTCTGCGCGACGTAGTCTTTATCTTTATGTCGATGTGGACGGCCTACCGCCCGTACCGGAAGTTTGCACTGCACCCGTAG